From a region of the Chrysemys picta bellii isolate R12L10 chromosome 7, ASM1138683v2, whole genome shotgun sequence genome:
- the LOC135972579 gene encoding uncharacterized protein LOC135972579 yields the protein MESQDRKRAPAWTEREVRDLLAIWGDESVLAELRSSKRNGKVLEKVSKAMKDRGHNRDTQQCRVKVKELRQAYHKAREANGKSGAEPQTCRFYAELHAILGGAASTTPTVCYDSVNGEIHREDGSGNEEDEDGGTVGSSQQQGSGETSFPNSQDMFVTLDLEPVTPELTQDPQGTQETSAANVSSSQRLVNIRKRKRRTRDDMFTALQMSSHADRAQQNAWRQSMSAMRKAQYEREERWRAEWRDEKSKWRAEDDRWRQLADRWQESMLRLQEHQTDMLERMVELQERQQEQRPPLQPLFNQQPSSPSSIASSPRRPRTRWGGPPATQSLHPR from the exons atggagtcccaggatcgcaaaagagctccagcatggaccgaacgggaggtacgggatctgctcgccatatggggagatgaatcagtgctagctgaactccgtagcagtaaaagaaatggcaaagtattagaaaaggtctccaaggccatgaaggaccggggccataacagggacacacagcagtgccgtgtgaaagttaaggagctacggcaagcttaccacaaagccagagaagcaaacggaaagtccggggcagagccgcaaacttgccgcttctacgcggagctgcatgccattctagggggtgcagcctccactaccccaaccgtgtgctatgactccgtcaatggagaaatacacagggaagacggttcggggaacgaggaagatgaggatggaggtactgtaggtagctcacagcagcaaggaagcggagaaaccagtttccccaacagccaggatatgtttgtgaccctggacctggaaccagtaacccccgaactcacccaagaccctcagggcacacaggagacctctg ctgcaaatgtttcttcttcgcagaggctagtgaacattagaaagagaaaacgtaggacgagggacgatatgttcacggcgctgcagatgtcctcccacgctgatagagcacagcagaatgcgtggaggcagtcaatgtcggccatgagaaaagcacaatatgaacgagaggagaggtggcgggctgaatggcgggatgaaaagagcaagtggcgggctgaagatgataggtggcgtcagcttgcagacagatggcaagagtcaatgctccgtctgcaggagcatcaaactgatatgctcgagcgtatggttgagctgcaggaaaggcagcaggagcagagaccgccgctacagcccctgtttaaccaacagccctcctccccaagttccatagcctcctcacccagacgcccaagaacacggtggggggggcctccggccacccagtcactccaccccagatga